A single genomic interval of Anopheles marshallii chromosome 2, idAnoMarsDA_429_01, whole genome shotgun sequence harbors:
- the LOC128707664 gene encoding NADH dehydrogenase [ubiquinone] 1 subunit C2 produces the protein MYGGKTPQELLSGSFSKTWLHDKWAPLIGGAFGFIGACYVNYGTGRPALSGIQKHIAAMLALGAAAAVVDKWRSAYFAEKDAIFRHYIELHPEDFPTPERKKYADVLEYWQPIR, from the exons atgtacgGCGGAAAAACTCCCCAGGAATTGCTTTCGGGTTCGTTCTCGAAGACCTGGCTGCACGACAAGTGGGCTCcgttgataggtggtgcgttTGGATTTATTGGTGCCTGCTACGTGAACTATGGAACTGGCCGTCCAGCTCTCAGCG GTATTCAGAAGCACATTGCAGCCATGCTAGCACTCGGTGCTGCGGCAGCCGTGGTCGATAAGTGGCGTAGCGCTTACTTTGCCGAGAAAGATGCAATTTTCCGCCACTACATCGAATTACATCCGGAAGATTTCCCTACGCCTG AACGCAAAAAGTACGCCGATGTACTTGAGTACTGGCAACCGATTCGTTAG
- the LOC128710094 gene encoding lipid storage droplets surface-binding protein 1: protein MCKSLDLVEQKVPSMYLPPEMMFWNTKEYMSDHLMKPVLSRANSMKNLGHAVLESRVSNYAAGRIDGALVVCDKYVERYLPTEPQDQPDSGIAYAGTYRPARLSSDSGDLHDPKRHDRTARHQSLHADCVPKRNVRKVRAKSNIGIACSSGTRADDSNQMHVVQTFHRGQQLSRKLKRRLTFRTRQELSALKKQSTEAVHVVAYAAELIATNPREAMQKAVELWRYLSKDEPENQARPRTLEQLAVLLTRESARKVVHLINFVTGTVTRVPKAVRAQTREIVHHFLFATERLMKTVHLEKAKAATLSEASGLVHRIQHTYDDLQNQTNLALHGQLSLANIDRHDFIHWLLLKVERLAVFLSGRLEAEKITTSGNPRRRIQPRANSNPMNSNINGVY from the exons ATGTGCAAAAGCCTCGATCTGGTCGAGCAGAAGGTACCTTCGATGTATCTTCCGCCGGAGATG ATGTTTTGGAACACGAAGGAGTACATGTCCGATCACCTGATGAAACCGGTCCTGTCGAGGGCAAATTCGATGAAAAACTTGGGCCACGCTGTGTTGGAATCTCGCGTTTCCAACTATGCCGCTGGCCGTATCGATGGAGCGTTGGTCGTTTGTGACAAATATGTTGAGCGATACCTGCCGACGGAACCGCAGGATCAACCCGATT CCGGTATCGCTTATGCAGGCACGTACCGACCAGCACGACTATCATCCGATTCCGGTGACCTCCACGACCCCAAACGGCATGATAGGACTGCACGCCACCAATCATTGCATGCTGATTGTGTGCCCAAACGTAATGTTCGAAAGGTCCGGGCCAAAAGCAACATTGGTATCG CATGCAGTTCTGGAACACGGGCAGACGATTCCAACCAGATGCATGTTGTACAAACGTTCCACCGTGGGCAGCAGCTGTCCCGTAAGCTAAAGCGCCGGCTCACGTTTCGCACGCGCCAGGAACTGAGCGCACTGAAGAAGCAAAGTACCGAGGCCGTGCACGTGGTTGCGTACGCGGCCGAACTTATTGCTACCAATCCCCGGGAAGCGATGCAAAAAGCCGTTGAGCTGTGGCGTTACCTTAGCAAAGATGAGCCAGAAAACCAAGCCCGTCCCCGCACACTCGAACAGCTGGCCGTACTCTTGACCCGCGAATCTGCCCGCAAGGTGGTGCACCTGATCAACTTCGTCACCGGTACGGTAACACGTGTCCCGAAAGCGGTCCGAGCGCAGACGCGTGAAATTGTGCACCATTTCCTGTTCGCAACCGAGCGGCTAATGAAGACGGTCCATCTGGAGAAGGCGAAGGCTGCCACACTGTCCGAAGCAAGTGGGCTTGTGCACAGAATTCAACACACCTATGATGATCTGCAGAATCAAACGAACTTGGCATTG CATGGTCAGTTATCGCTGGCTAACATTGATCGGCACGATTTTATCCATTGGCTTTTGTTGAAAGTG GAACGTTTGGCCGTCTTCCTTTCGGGTCGTCTTGAAGCGGAGAAGATCACCACGAGTGGAAACCCCCGCCGTCGCATACAACCCCGAGCAAACAGCAATCCAATGAATTCCAACATAAACGGTGTGTACTAG